The proteins below come from a single Beutenbergia cavernae DSM 12333 genomic window:
- a CDS encoding Lrp/AsnC family transcriptional regulator, which translates to MRSYDAVDLDLLAALADDPRGTVVALAERLKVSRNTVTARLAQLESSGAFLDFDRRVDPTYLGHPLTAFIEVQVRQKELARIVEALAEIPEVLQAHGRSGTADLRALVVCRDADHLFRIDAAILAIDGVERTETSLAMGELIPYRVRPLLERLRAAL; encoded by the coding sequence ATGCGCAGCTACGACGCTGTCGACCTGGACCTGCTCGCCGCGCTGGCGGACGACCCCCGCGGCACGGTGGTCGCCCTCGCCGAGCGGCTCAAGGTCTCCCGCAACACCGTGACCGCGCGCCTGGCGCAGCTCGAGTCGTCGGGGGCGTTCCTCGACTTCGACCGGCGGGTCGACCCGACCTACCTCGGCCACCCCCTCACCGCGTTCATCGAGGTGCAGGTGCGGCAGAAGGAGCTCGCCCGGATCGTCGAGGCGCTCGCGGAGATCCCCGAGGTGCTCCAGGCCCACGGGCGCAGCGGCACCGCTGACCTGCGGGCGCTCGTGGTTTGCCGTGACGCCGACCACCTCTTCCGCATCGACGCCGCGATCCTCGCGATCGACGGCGTCGAACGCACGGAGACGTCGCTCGCGATGGGCGAGCTCATCCCGTACCGGGTGCGGCCGTTGCTCGAGCGGCTGCGCGCGGCGCTGTGA
- a CDS encoding carboxyl transferase domain-containing protein has translation MTTLASAVDPATARANDAAQRALAAELRERTAAAARGGPERARTRHVERGKLLPRERVEHLLDPGTPFLEIAPLAAEGMYDGESPAAGVIAGIGVVEGRQVMVLSNDATVKGGTYNPTTVKKHLRAQEIALENRLPCVYLVDSGGAFLPLQAEVFPDRDHFGRIFYHQARLSAARIPQIAAVLGSCTAGGAYVPAMSDETVIVRNQGTIFLGGPPLVKAAIGEVVTAEELGGGDLHARTSGVTDHLAEDDEDALRIVRGIVATLPPDPDPAWDVAETRPPAVDPEHPQGIYGVVPTDVQAPYDPREIIARLVDGSELHEFKREYGTTLVTGFARIHGHPVGILANQGVLFGTSALKGAHFIELADQRGIPLLFLQNISGFMVGRDAEAGGIAKDGAKMVTAVATTRVPKLTVIVGGSFGAGNYSMCGRAYSPRFLWSWPASRISVMGGAQAASVLATVKRDQVDARGEDWPAEEEATFRASMHARYEEQGNPYYATARLWDDGIIDPADTRRVLGLALGVCARTPLPDDDGPRFGLFRM, from the coding sequence ATGACCACCCTCGCCAGCGCCGTCGACCCGGCCACTGCCCGGGCGAACGACGCCGCCCAGCGCGCCCTCGCCGCCGAGCTGCGCGAGCGCACCGCAGCGGCGGCCAGGGGCGGGCCGGAGCGCGCGCGGACGCGGCACGTGGAGCGGGGCAAGCTGCTGCCGCGCGAACGCGTGGAGCACCTCCTCGATCCCGGGACGCCGTTCCTCGAGATCGCCCCGCTCGCCGCCGAGGGGATGTACGACGGCGAGTCCCCGGCCGCGGGTGTCATCGCCGGCATCGGGGTGGTCGAGGGCCGCCAGGTCATGGTGCTGAGCAACGACGCGACCGTGAAGGGCGGCACGTACAACCCGACGACGGTCAAGAAGCACCTGCGGGCCCAGGAGATCGCCCTCGAGAACCGGCTGCCGTGCGTCTACCTCGTGGACTCCGGCGGCGCGTTCCTGCCGCTCCAGGCCGAGGTGTTCCCCGACCGCGACCACTTCGGCCGCATCTTCTACCACCAGGCCCGGCTCTCGGCGGCGCGCATCCCGCAGATCGCGGCCGTCCTCGGCTCGTGCACGGCGGGCGGCGCGTACGTGCCCGCGATGAGCGACGAGACGGTCATCGTGCGGAACCAGGGCACGATCTTCCTCGGCGGCCCGCCGCTCGTGAAGGCCGCGATCGGCGAGGTGGTGACGGCCGAGGAGCTCGGAGGCGGCGACCTGCATGCCCGCACGTCCGGCGTCACCGACCACCTGGCCGAGGACGACGAGGACGCGCTGCGCATCGTCCGCGGCATCGTCGCAACCCTCCCGCCGGACCCGGACCCCGCCTGGGACGTCGCCGAGACCCGGCCACCCGCCGTCGACCCGGAGCATCCGCAGGGGATCTACGGCGTCGTGCCGACCGACGTCCAGGCGCCGTACGACCCGCGCGAGATCATCGCCCGGCTCGTCGACGGCAGCGAGCTCCACGAGTTCAAGCGGGAGTACGGCACCACGCTCGTCACGGGCTTCGCGCGCATCCACGGCCACCCGGTGGGGATCCTGGCCAACCAGGGCGTGCTGTTCGGCACGTCGGCCCTCAAGGGGGCGCACTTCATCGAGCTCGCCGACCAGCGCGGCATCCCGCTGCTGTTCCTGCAGAACATCTCCGGCTTCATGGTCGGGCGGGACGCGGAGGCCGGCGGCATCGCGAAGGACGGCGCGAAGATGGTCACGGCCGTCGCCACCACGCGCGTCCCGAAGCTCACGGTGATCGTGGGCGGCTCCTTCGGTGCCGGGAACTACTCGATGTGCGGGCGCGCGTACTCGCCGCGGTTCCTGTGGTCGTGGCCCGCCAGCCGGATCTCGGTGATGGGCGGCGCCCAGGCGGCGAGCGTGCTCGCGACCGTCAAGCGCGACCAGGTGGATGCCCGAGGCGAGGACTGGCCCGCCGAGGAGGAGGCCACCTTCCGCGCCTCGATGCACGCCCGCTACGAGGAGCAGGGCAACCCGTACTACGCCACGGCGCGCCTCTGGGACGACGGGATCATCGACCCCGCCGACACCCGCCGCGTGCTCGGCCTCGCCCTCGGCGTGTGCGCCCGCACCCCGCTGCCCGACGACGACGGCCCGCGCTTCGGGCTGTTCCGGATGTGA
- a CDS encoding dihydrolipoamide acetyltransferase family protein — MAVREFRLPDLGEGLTESDIVSWRVAPGESVELNQIIAEVETAKALVELPSPYAGVVSALHAEPGQTVQVGEPLVTFEVAVAGGGGAEDDGGAAAASSGAAGAGSGEAGDAAPEGAPETEPAPAREATLVGYGARPERSGRPARRRRRTAAASTPSNGAAAAEAAPPAERPRSTPPVRALALRLGVDIAGVAGTGEQGLVTRDDVLAAQAREDRGASARGLASSGAAAGAAVESPANGHAAETLSGTDREPLAVAQTSSRERRLPVRGVRKHTAAAMVASAFTAPHASTHLTVDVTPSLELLDRLRAHPLTRDVRVTMLTLVARAVCLLLPRHPALNSAWAEDDAGAEIVEHGYVNLGIAVATDRGLVVPHLLDAEALGLPALAAALTDLVETARAGRTTPERLTGGTFTITNVGVFGVDGGTPILVPGEAAILALGAVRRRPWEHEDQIALRHVVELGLSFDHRMVDGEQAARFLAQLGELLADPALALVLSGAGGAA; from the coding sequence ATGGCCGTGCGCGAGTTCCGCCTCCCGGACCTCGGCGAGGGACTCACGGAGTCCGACATCGTCTCCTGGAGGGTTGCCCCGGGCGAGAGCGTCGAGCTCAACCAGATCATCGCCGAGGTCGAGACGGCGAAGGCGCTCGTCGAGCTGCCCTCGCCGTACGCGGGCGTCGTCTCCGCGCTCCACGCCGAGCCGGGGCAGACCGTGCAGGTCGGCGAGCCGCTCGTCACGTTCGAGGTCGCGGTGGCGGGCGGCGGTGGGGCCGAGGACGACGGCGGCGCGGCCGCGGCGTCGTCGGGTGCGGCCGGTGCCGGCTCGGGTGAGGCGGGTGACGCCGCCCCGGAGGGCGCGCCCGAGACGGAGCCGGCTCCGGCGCGCGAGGCGACGCTCGTCGGGTACGGCGCCCGGCCGGAGCGGTCCGGCCGACCCGCACGTCGCCGTCGTCGGACCGCTGCCGCCTCGACGCCGTCGAACGGCGCCGCCGCCGCCGAGGCCGCACCACCGGCGGAACGGCCGCGCTCGACGCCGCCGGTGCGCGCCCTGGCCCTGCGCCTGGGCGTGGACATCGCGGGCGTCGCCGGCACCGGCGAGCAGGGCCTCGTCACGCGCGACGACGTCCTCGCCGCCCAGGCGCGGGAGGACCGCGGCGCCTCCGCGAGAGGGTTGGCGTCATCCGGGGCGGCGGCCGGAGCCGCCGTCGAGAGCCCGGCCAACGGGCACGCCGCAGAAACCCTCTCGGGGACCGACAGAGAACCTCTCGCGGTGGCGCAGACTTCCTCTCGCGAACGGAGGCTGCCGGTCCGGGGGGTGCGGAAGCACACGGCCGCGGCGATGGTGGCCAGCGCGTTCACGGCGCCGCACGCGAGCACGCACCTCACCGTCGACGTCACGCCGAGCCTCGAGCTCCTGGACCGGCTGAGGGCCCACCCGCTCACCCGCGACGTGCGCGTCACGATGCTCACCCTCGTCGCGCGCGCCGTCTGCCTGCTGCTGCCGCGCCACCCGGCGCTCAACAGCGCGTGGGCCGAGGACGATGCGGGCGCCGAGATCGTCGAGCACGGCTACGTGAACCTCGGGATCGCCGTCGCGACCGACCGCGGCCTCGTCGTCCCGCACCTGCTCGACGCCGAGGCACTCGGTCTCCCGGCCCTCGCCGCCGCGCTCACCGACCTGGTCGAGACCGCGCGTGCCGGCCGCACCACGCCGGAGCGACTGACGGGCGGCACGTTCACGATCACGAACGTCGGCGTGTTCGGCGTCGACGGCGGCACTCCGATCCTCGTGCCCGGCGAGGCGGCGATCCTCGCGCTCGGGGCCGTGCGCCGGCGGCCGTGGGAGCACGAGGACCAGATCGCGCTGCGGCACGTGGTCGAGCTCGGCCTCTCGTTCGACCACCGCATGGTCGACGGCGAGCAGGCGGCCCGGTTCCTGGCGCAGCTCGGCGAGCTCCTCGCCGACCCTGCCCTCGCGCTCGTGCTCTCCGGTGCCGGCGGGGCCGCATGA
- a CDS encoding small ribosomal subunit Rsm22 family protein, giving the protein MPPELLDAVAGELGRHRGAGVAASARRLSERYLADHPASRPILAAPDDVAGYLTTRMPATFAAVAAALDQVSDAVPTLEPRSVLDLGAGTGAATWAAREVFGSLERATLVDYAPEALAVAARLLRASDLDVTTTTAPLTRAGSGADDGVAGPDLAVCAFVLGELTEQARDAVVDSAMLAPTVLLVEPGTPAGYRRILRARGRLLDAGWHLAAPCPHELACPLASVEGEWCHAAVRLPRTREHRAAKGGERGYEDEKFSYVAATRLPVRLPAARVLRHPQVRTGHVRLELCEADGAARGVTVSKRQGTLYRAARKAAWGDAWDPA; this is encoded by the coding sequence ATGCCTCCCGAGCTCCTCGACGCCGTCGCCGGTGAGCTCGGCAGGCACCGGGGCGCCGGCGTCGCGGCGTCCGCGCGCCGCCTGAGCGAGCGGTACCTCGCCGACCACCCGGCATCACGTCCGATCCTCGCCGCTCCCGACGACGTCGCCGGCTACCTGACGACCCGGATGCCGGCGACGTTCGCCGCCGTCGCCGCTGCTCTCGACCAGGTCAGCGACGCGGTGCCCACCCTCGAGCCGCGATCCGTGCTCGACCTCGGCGCCGGCACCGGAGCCGCGACGTGGGCGGCACGCGAGGTGTTCGGGAGTCTCGAGCGCGCGACGCTCGTCGACTACGCACCCGAGGCTCTCGCCGTCGCCGCCCGGCTGCTGCGGGCGAGCGATCTGGACGTCACGACGACGACGGCGCCGCTCACGCGGGCAGGTTCCGGCGCCGACGACGGCGTGGCGGGGCCGGATCTCGCCGTGTGCGCGTTCGTGCTCGGGGAGCTGACGGAGCAGGCGCGCGACGCCGTCGTCGACTCCGCGATGCTCGCGCCGACGGTGCTGCTCGTGGAGCCCGGGACGCCGGCCGGGTACCGGCGGATCTTGCGGGCGCGGGGGAGGCTGCTCGACGCCGGCTGGCACCTCGCCGCGCCGTGCCCGCACGAGCTGGCCTGCCCGCTGGCGAGCGTCGAGGGCGAGTGGTGCCACGCCGCCGTCCGGCTGCCGCGTACCCGGGAGCACCGGGCCGCGAAGGGTGGCGAGCGCGGGTACGAGGACGAGAAGTTCTCGTACGTGGCGGCGACACGGCTGCCCGTGCGCCTGCCGGCGGCGCGTGTGCTCCGGCACCCGCAGGTGCGCACCGGGCACGTGCGGCTGGAGCTGTGCGAGGCTGACGGCGCGGCACGCGGCGTCACCGTGTCGAAGCGGCAGGGGACGCTGTACCGCGCGGCCCGCAAGGCCGCGTGGGGCGACGCCTGGGACCCGGCGTGA
- a CDS encoding GNAT family N-acetyltransferase — MSPTTDGVVSIRPPVPGDAAILVAGRDAEFHRFLGKGSDEPRPSDVVLVDGRVVGWVDVDPDHPAVGPGEINLGYHLFAAERGHGVATRAVRLVLQRLAEAGETSLVVVLIDPANERSLALARRAGFTADGQRDRQLRLVRPVRA, encoded by the coding sequence ATGTCACCTACGACGGACGGGGTCGTCTCGATCCGCCCACCGGTCCCCGGCGACGCCGCGATCCTCGTCGCCGGCCGCGACGCGGAGTTCCACCGCTTCCTGGGGAAGGGCAGCGACGAGCCACGACCGAGCGACGTCGTGCTCGTGGACGGCCGCGTCGTGGGGTGGGTCGACGTCGACCCCGACCATCCCGCCGTCGGCCCCGGCGAGATCAACCTCGGCTACCACCTGTTCGCCGCCGAGCGGGGCCACGGCGTCGCGACGCGCGCCGTCCGGCTGGTCCTGCAGCGGCTCGCCGAGGCCGGCGAGACGTCCCTCGTGGTCGTGCTCATCGATCCCGCCAACGAGCGCTCACTCGCGCTCGCGCGGCGTGCGGGCTTCACCGCCGACGGCCAGCGCGACAGGCAGCTCCGACTCGTGCGACCCGTCCGGGCGTGA
- a CDS encoding alpha-ketoacid dehydrogenase subunit beta codes for MTTTLTLAKAMGAGLRRALADDDRVLVMGEDVGRLGGVFRVTDGLQAEFGPHRVIDTPLAEAAIVGTAIGLAFRGYRPVCEIQFDGFVYEAFDQIVSQVAKMHARTNGKVRLPLTIRVPVGGGTGAAEHHSESPEAYFAHTAGLRVVEVSSPQDAATMIRQAIACDDPVIVFEPKRRYHAKGEVDLDVDLAQATPMTSARVVAEGSDVTLVTYGGLVPVALDAAVAASDEGVSVEVIDLRSLSPIDHDAVAASVRRTGRLVVAHEGPGQAGLGAEIVAVATQRCFFHLEAPPVRVTGFDIPYPPAKLEGPHVPDLDRMLDGVDRVRSGAPALEEVLG; via the coding sequence ATGACCACGACGCTGACGTTGGCCAAGGCGATGGGCGCGGGCCTGCGCCGGGCGCTCGCCGACGACGACCGGGTGCTCGTGATGGGCGAGGACGTCGGCCGGCTCGGCGGCGTGTTCCGCGTGACCGACGGGCTGCAGGCCGAGTTCGGGCCGCACCGCGTGATCGACACCCCGCTCGCGGAGGCCGCGATCGTCGGGACGGCGATCGGGCTCGCGTTCCGCGGCTACCGGCCCGTGTGCGAGATCCAGTTCGACGGGTTCGTGTACGAGGCGTTCGACCAGATCGTGTCGCAGGTGGCGAAGATGCACGCGCGCACGAACGGGAAGGTGCGGCTGCCGCTGACGATCCGGGTCCCGGTGGGCGGGGGCACGGGCGCGGCGGAGCACCACTCCGAGTCGCCCGAGGCGTACTTCGCGCACACGGCGGGCCTGCGCGTGGTGGAGGTCAGCAGCCCGCAGGACGCCGCCACGATGATCCGGCAGGCGATCGCGTGCGACGACCCCGTCATCGTGTTCGAGCCGAAGCGGCGCTACCACGCGAAGGGCGAGGTCGACCTCGACGTCGACCTCGCGCAGGCGACGCCGATGACGAGCGCGCGCGTGGTCGCCGAGGGGTCCGACGTCACGCTCGTCACGTACGGCGGCCTCGTCCCGGTGGCGCTCGACGCCGCCGTCGCGGCCTCCGACGAGGGCGTCTCTGTCGAGGTCATCGACCTGCGGTCGCTGTCGCCCATCGATCACGACGCCGTCGCCGCCTCCGTGCGACGCACCGGGCGACTCGTCGTTGCGCACGAGGGGCCGGGGCAGGCGGGGCTCGGCGCGGAGATCGTCGCCGTCGCCACGCAGCGCTGCTTCTTCCACCTCGAGGCCCCACCCGTGCGGGTGACCGGCTTCGACATCCCGTACCCGCCGGCCAAGCTCGAGGGCCCGCATGTGCCCGACCTCGACCGGATGCTCGACGGCGTCGACCGCGTCCGGTCCGGCGCGCCGGCGCTCGAGGAGGTGCTCGGGTGA
- a CDS encoding biotin carboxylase N-terminal domain-containing protein: MGEHAEATTTALAGARPFGTVLVANRGEIACRILRTLRQLGIRSVAVSSDADDGAPHVALADVAVRIGRSYLDVDAIVAAADATGADAVHPGYGFLSESPALARACERAGIAFVGPSPDVLELMGDKLAAKARVAERGVPVVPGTQAAGLDDDALVQAAADLGFPLLVKPSAGGGGKGMAVASSADELPAALASARRIARGSFGDDTLLLERLVETPRHIEVQVLADAAGAVVHLGERECTLQRRHQKVVEEAPSPLLTPAMRERMGAAACDVARSVAYTGAGTVEFLVPADDPDEFFFIEMNTRLQVEHPVTELVTGLDLVELQLRVAAGEPLPLRQGDVELRGHAIEARVYAESPARGFLPATGTVLAFSHPDGAGLRMDAGVVEGQRVGTEYDPLLAKAVAHGADRAEALRRVDALLAGTVLLGVETNVGFLRALLADDDVRAGRLDTGLIGRFLASADAPRSPGAAGRDRLHLVAAGLFRLVEVEAAAEGLGPWAARDGWRLNAPPRATAIRFVLDGVESVVEVVGASSDARVGVDGVAPVAAALRPGGAAHAWRLDVDGVSEVVHLASDPETGAVWVALGGATVELRTPEARERAATQSGPTGPEVLAHMPGTVVAVAELTNGSARVEAGDTLVVVEAMKMEHPLTAPHAGLARLEVRTGDLVRAGQVVAVVEPEPTPVPAAHPAAGAPPGPHHPQGEP, from the coding sequence GTGGGGGAGCACGCTGAAGCGACGACGACGGCGCTCGCCGGGGCGCGGCCGTTCGGCACGGTGCTCGTGGCGAACCGCGGCGAGATCGCGTGCCGGATCCTGCGCACGCTGCGGCAGCTCGGCATCCGGTCCGTCGCCGTGTCCTCGGACGCCGACGACGGTGCCCCGCACGTGGCGCTGGCCGACGTCGCCGTGCGGATCGGCCGGTCCTACCTCGACGTCGACGCGATCGTGGCCGCCGCCGACGCGACGGGCGCCGACGCCGTCCACCCCGGCTACGGCTTCCTCTCGGAGAGCCCCGCGCTCGCCCGGGCGTGCGAGCGTGCCGGGATCGCGTTCGTCGGCCCGTCGCCCGACGTGCTGGAGCTCATGGGCGACAAGCTCGCCGCCAAGGCCCGCGTCGCCGAGCGGGGCGTTCCGGTCGTCCCGGGCACGCAGGCCGCGGGTCTCGACGACGACGCCCTGGTGCAGGCCGCCGCCGACCTGGGGTTCCCGCTGCTGGTCAAGCCGTCCGCCGGCGGCGGCGGCAAGGGCATGGCCGTGGCCTCGTCCGCCGACGAGCTGCCCGCGGCGCTCGCGTCCGCGCGCCGCATCGCCCGCGGGTCGTTCGGCGACGACACCCTCCTGCTGGAACGCCTCGTGGAGACCCCGCGCCACATCGAGGTGCAGGTGCTCGCGGACGCGGCCGGCGCCGTCGTTCACCTCGGCGAACGCGAGTGCACGCTGCAGCGCCGCCACCAGAAGGTCGTCGAGGAGGCGCCGTCGCCCCTGCTCACCCCGGCGATGCGCGAGCGGATGGGCGCCGCCGCCTGCGACGTCGCCCGCAGCGTCGCGTACACGGGGGCGGGGACCGTCGAGTTCCTCGTCCCGGCGGACGACCCCGACGAGTTCTTCTTCATCGAGATGAACACGCGGCTCCAGGTCGAGCACCCCGTGACCGAGCTCGTCACCGGTCTCGACCTCGTCGAGCTCCAGCTGCGCGTCGCCGCCGGCGAACCGCTGCCCCTGCGCCAAGGCGACGTCGAGCTGCGCGGCCACGCGATCGAGGCGAGGGTCTACGCCGAGTCACCCGCGCGCGGCTTCCTCCCCGCCACCGGGACCGTGCTCGCCTTCAGCCACCCCGACGGCGCGGGCCTGCGCATGGACGCCGGCGTCGTCGAGGGCCAGCGCGTCGGCACCGAGTACGACCCGCTCCTCGCCAAGGCCGTCGCGCACGGCGCCGATCGCGCCGAGGCTCTGAGGCGCGTCGACGCGCTCCTGGCCGGCACCGTGCTCCTCGGCGTCGAGACGAACGTCGGCTTCCTGCGTGCGCTCCTCGCCGACGACGACGTCCGCGCCGGCCGTCTCGACACCGGGTTGATCGGGCGGTTCCTCGCCTCGGCTGACGCGCCTCGGTCGCCGGGGGCGGCCGGTCGGGACCGTCTCCATCTCGTTGCGGCGGGTCTGTTCCGGCTCGTCGAGGTCGAGGCTGCCGCCGAGGGGCTCGGGCCGTGGGCCGCGCGCGACGGGTGGCGGCTCAACGCCCCGCCCCGGGCGACGGCCATCCGGTTCGTTCTCGACGGCGTCGAGTCGGTGGTGGAGGTGGTCGGGGCGTCGTCCGACGCGCGGGTCGGCGTCGACGGCGTGGCGCCCGTGGCCGCCGCGCTGCGTCCCGGCGGAGCGGCGCACGCCTGGCGCCTGGACGTGGACGGCGTCAGCGAGGTCGTCCACCTGGCGTCGGACCCCGAGACCGGGGCGGTGTGGGTGGCGCTCGGCGGCGCGACCGTCGAGCTGAGGACGCCCGAGGCGCGGGAACGCGCCGCCACGCAGTCCGGACCCACCGGTCCCGAGGTGCTCGCCCACATGCCGGGGACCGTCGTCGCCGTCGCCGAGCTGACGAACGGTTCGGCGCGGGTCGAGGCCGGCGACACGCTCGTCGTCGTCGAGGCCATGAAGATGGAGCACCCCCTCACGGCACCGCACGCCGGCCTCGCCCGGCTCGAGGTGCGGACCGGCGACCTCGTGCGCGCGGGCCAGGTCGTCGCCGTCGTCGAGCCCGAGCCCACCCCCGTTCCCGCGGCACACCCCGCCGCGGGCGCACCCCCAGGTCCCCACCACCCCCAGGGAGAGCCATGA
- a CDS encoding M50 family metallopeptidase, giving the protein MSGWWDDVVTRVTPSSAVTLDARTVTLALAAALAVVAVPPLWRVLRVVVTLVHELGHAVVGILCGRRFTGFVLRADMSGEAVTVGAARGAGRVATTWAGYPAPGIVGAVLVLAAAHGWAAPVLTAVGVLLVVVAIRVRSFYTGLALVAVLAGVAALWWWRDDARSAAVLLGVGAVLVLGAWRHLGAVAGSPRGSDPAVLAALTRVPGWLWVFSFGLVLAGATWVAWRQVAEVGLALPW; this is encoded by the coding sequence GTGAGCGGGTGGTGGGACGACGTCGTCACGCGCGTGACGCCGTCGTCGGCCGTGACGCTCGACGCGCGCACGGTGACTCTCGCGCTCGCGGCGGCGCTCGCCGTCGTCGCCGTCCCGCCGCTGTGGCGCGTGCTGCGCGTGGTGGTGACGCTCGTGCACGAACTGGGGCACGCCGTCGTCGGCATCCTCTGCGGGCGGCGGTTCACGGGGTTCGTGCTGCGGGCGGACATGTCGGGGGAGGCCGTGACCGTCGGCGCGGCGCGCGGCGCCGGGCGCGTGGCGACGACGTGGGCGGGGTATCCGGCGCCGGGGATCGTCGGCGCGGTGCTCGTGCTGGCCGCGGCGCACGGCTGGGCGGCGCCGGTGCTGACGGCGGTCGGGGTGCTGCTCGTCGTCGTCGCGATCCGCGTCCGGTCGTTCTACACCGGGCTCGCTCTCGTCGCCGTGCTCGCCGGCGTGGCCGCCCTGTGGTGGTGGCGCGACGACGCGCGCTCCGCGGCGGTGCTGCTCGGGGTCGGCGCCGTGCTGGTGCTGGGCGCCTGGCGACACCTCGGGGCGGTCGCGGGGTCGCCGCGGGGGAGCGATCCGGCGGTCCTCGCCGCGCTGACGCGGGTGCCCGGCTGGCTCTGGGTGTTCTCGTTCGGGCTGGTGCTGGCTGGGGCGACGTGGGTGGCGTGGCGGCAGGTCGCCGAGGTCGGGCTCGCGCTGCCGTGGTGA